In the Pogona vitticeps strain Pit_001003342236 chromosome 2, PviZW2.1, whole genome shotgun sequence genome, TAGGAAGCAGAGAAGGTAATTTTGTCATTTCTCACAGGCTCCGATACCCTACCTACAGTAcaccttttagattttttttttaacaaaaatgacCACTAGAGGGTGAGTGGGCTTTTCAGGGAAAACCCTCCTAATTCTTTTTAATTGAAGCcatttgttttccccaaaataaaaataattagaaaattaCTTGTGCAGATCAGCTTCTTTGAGCACACCTCACCATTTTACCTGACCCCTTAGGAACGCAGAAAATATGAAACATGGCCCTTAGTCCTGCTGAGATTGCCCACCCTTCCCCTCATGTAGTATTCTGAAGGCTTCAACTGTGCTTTGCAGCTGCAGAGTATTCTTGCAATAATATTCCAGCTATCCATGAGTTTATCCATTGCTAACAATGCGTGTAACCAGCAGGAAGAAATACCAGCAAAAATCTCAGAGGGCAGGAAAGGTTATTGAATCTACAGAACAACCAAGGGTAGCCTTTTCATTACTGGGAGGAGGGTATGCTTCATGTTCCAGAGTGGTGATTAATCAACATACGTACGCCTTGGGTTTTGCAAGCTGAAGACCTAGTGCCCCAATGAATTCCTGGCTTCACTTTGTCCGCCCCTGAGGCTAATGTGACAGGTCCTCTCTGCATAATTAGTTCATGTCTTTGGCAACAAAGTTCAATTGTTCTGCTGGCATTATGCTGGCAATGGAGACACATTGGGAGGGATGGTCCTGCTGGCCCCATCCAAACACTGGCTTGATCTCTGCCTACTATTGGCAGGCCGCTCCCAACATACTGCCTCTGAGTCAGTACAGTCCTCCTCAGGTAAAAAGGTCCCCAACCTTGCTGGACAGGCAACAAATTGCTGGCCAGTTAGTCTGGCCAAGGATGATAAGAGCCCATCTTGGGCACCCTCTTGGAAAATGCAGTCAGTGCCATTAAGGCATGTCTACTCCTTTCACTAGTATTTCTTTCTGAGCAACCCAACGTGTTCTTTTCCATCCTCTCAGTGGTCAGTACCACTTACCTGGTTCTCCTTGCATTGCTGTTCCTGCATCTTCAGCACAGCCTCCACTtctgcagtgctcatccccttcCACTGGCTGACGATCACCCGCTGCGGCCCCATCAGACTTTTGGCTGTGTCTGGATTTTCTGTCAGGAAGTTGCTGGTCAGGTGATTGTGGATTTCTGCATTGTTATTGTCCTGCTCCCGCTGCTGGGCTAGGCGCTGCTGCTCAGCAACCTCTGCAGCCTGGCTTGGACCAAGAAAAGAGATGAGGCAGAGTTCTCCCTCTCCAGACCGACAGTTGGCTTCAGCATAGAGGCTTGGGgccagctgcaaagtcccagggcaccccccggaagaaggaaatagtaaaaacaggtgtgtgtgtttgttatcTGCAAAACCATGACAAAGGTTTGCCATGAATCAGAAACTAcgtgatggcacacagttattatagtGCTGGACAGGCTCATGTCTGTTTCTAGGCAGGTCTCAGAAGAGGTGGCTAACAGAAAGTGGTGGTACCTGGGCTCGGTTGAAGTCTGCAATGGCCATGGCTTTGGCCCTGCGACATTCCTCCTCTAATCGTGCCAACTCTAGAGCTTGCAGATCCAGCTCTATTCTCTTTTTGTcatccaggatatctgcaaggaaAACAATGCAACTGCAAATATAGCCAAGTGTTCATCTGGCAGGCAATCAAGTCAACAGGACTCCTAACCCCAAAACCAAACCTTTCCCATTGTTGGCACCAACACAGAAGTCTCAAAGGCAACACAGCCTCACCATCACCCCAGGCCACATCTAATAATAAtacgccatcaagtcaattttgacttacggcgCGTCTCTTCGAGGTTATCTAGgtagcaagtacagtggtgcctcgcacaacgagtgcctcacacaacgatgaattcacataacgatgtctttttctgatcaatttgctgcctcacacagcgatgtttcctatgggggattttcacataacgatgtcccttttccctcatttaaaagtgccttaaactgttaggaaactgttttaaatgcttggcatcgatagtccagcttgtgaaaggtatgcaaacttaatttggtgttgttctgagtctttgtttatttttgctgattttttgttttctccattgaaatgtattggacggaccatccaatacatttcaatgaggaaaaataaaaaaatcagcaaaaatgaacgaagactcagaacaacaccaaattaagtttgcatacctttcacaagctggactatcgatgccaagcatttaaaacaggtttcaaacagtttaaggcacttttaaatgagggaaaagagacatctgaatgccattgaaatgtattgagtcggcttcaatacattccaatataggaaacattgtttcactcaacgatgtttcctatggggattttcactgaacgatggcaatccgttccaattggaacggattaaccggttttcaatgcattcctatgggaaatggtgcttcacagaacgatgttttcacacaacgttgatttttttggaaccaattaacatcgttgtgtgaggcaccactgtactcagaagtagcttcacgttcccatcttctgggggcaccctgggaccaagcagcttgcccagggcctcacaggctggctctactcacaggagaagCACAGtcgagaattgaactcccaataccggactctgcagacagatacttAACATACCGGCATATTTTTGGTTAGCAAGGCCCTTTTTCCGTTCAGTTGTCTGCAGTTCCAGGACACGTTTGTTTTGCTCCTTCTGGAGCTTGCGCTGGGCAGCATTCAAGTCTTCACCAGCAAAGCGCTGCATGCTAGAAGGTCCACAGCGAGGGTCATCATCACTCACACGGGCAGGAACCCCTTTACGGATGGCCTCAGGGTTGTGGATGTCCCACTCGCGGCTCATGAAAGGCTGCTGCTCCTGCTTCCAGAATTCCACCACTGCCTGGTTGAGTTGTTTTTTGCGCTGGcgctcctcttcctccagcatCTGTGCAATCTTATCACATTGTACCCTGTCTGCGTCTATAGAAAAAAGAGCACAGTGGCACAAGTGTGCATCCCTTTCTCAAACAATATGTTCTCTCGGGGCAGCACACAGGTAAACTTCTGTGCTATAAGAACAGAAAGAACTGGACACATACACAAATGCCAAATATTTTGCAACACGTAAGAATTTGATCAATTAAGCAAAATCTGCATGATTGTCTTGTTTTGCATAGTTTGGCAGTTTCTGCCATCTTTGGTTGCTTCTCCACTAGCTATATATTCTGAAATTGTACCTTCTGTTTATTTATGTTTACAGAGATTGACAGAGATTCTAGAAGAATTTACTGGCAAATTACAGCATTCTACACCAGAATCCTATTTACTGTATTTCCATTGTGGGGACACTTTTTAGGGCAGAAAAGCAagatgcaaatatttatttatttatttatctataatatttttaccccacctttccccttaaaaagacccaaggtggcttacatcattgaaagacaatactaAAGCTAACAGTGAATAGATGAATCCTAAGGATCATACAAATGCTATACAAAAAAACATGAGGAACACCAAAACACAATTGAAGCAGTAAaatacaacaatccattcaaaatactgtactcaaTAGTATTACAAACGAATAAGAGCTGATAGTATATATGAAGAAAAATGGCTTTCTACTGCCACATGAGAGcaattttgctatgttttgagGGGGTGCTAGTATTCCTCATGTGTCCCCATGGCTCCCATTTTTTAAGATATATTGACCAATAGAGAATAAAagagtggttgttctgggtttttcggggtctttggcatgttctgaaggttgttcttcctgacgtttcaccagtctctgtggccggcatcttcagaggaccacaaCCTAAAATATTCCTCCTCTTAGCAGTAGAAAAATAAGATTAGCCCTTAAGAAGCAGAGCCATCTGGATGTTGCTAGATGTCAACTCTTGTCAGCCATGGCCCTCCCAGCCAATTGTAAAGAATGCCAGGAGTGGTAGTGCAGCAACTGCTGAAGGCCATCCTGACCCTCCTTTAAAACATGCACACCCTGCGAATTATTTAAAAGGTCTGAAGAGGAAAGATAATAAAGATGGCAGGTCACCTTCTACAAAGGCTAAAaggccaccacaaagaaggccacTACTTCACTTGAATCCCTGTGATGGAAAGCAGTGCATTTCAAACTTCCTTCTTTCGAAGAGTATGTGACCAATCCTTGTGGGCCTTGAGTTGCGCGACAGCGGTGCTATAGATTGGCTAATCTTTCAGATCAGCACTGTGGGCCAAATctggggaaagagggaaagggagCAGAAATCTTACCAAAAGCTTcatccctttctttctctgcGTTTTCTCGGAGTTTCCGCTCTTCCACCTGGCCTTTCAAGCCTTCAACATCCACCTTGAGTAGGGGGAAGAGACATCAATGACAATCCAGATTCAAAAACACATGGTGAGGGCTTCTCAGAGGAACACAGTTCATCAACTGAAACATGAGATCCCTGAAGTCTGCCCTCTCACCTCTCCCAAGCCCTGAGTAGGAACAAAGGAGACTGTGTCTTAGAACCTAAATTCAAAATGGCATAAAATCTCCTCTCTCTTCTATCTCCCGGTGGCTCAGAATATAAAGCTTTTGATAGGAGAACCTATTACTCAGAGTGTGTGTTCCTGCTCTTGGTCCAGTTTTGCAAGTCTCTTGTTTATTGCTGGACTCAAGTCAAAGTGCAGATGGCCACCTTTAAAGTCCTAATGGCTGAGGAcaatagaaataaaaagactgCTTCCTAATATCTTTACTTGCCAGCTCTCTCAGGTCATTTGGGCCTATTCGGGTCTCGTGGCCACCTGAAATTTAGTTGGGAAACTGTAGGGCCTATCCTTGTCCAGTTTCCAGTTACCAAtgatatattgtatttttatctCTTGTCTGCcatgttgttttggtttttttttgaatgatgaatttcagtatttttaatttttttattattaactgTTTCTAATACAAGGCATCTTGAGTGGCAGAAAAGCAGGATGCAAAGTTTTTTAGTAGATAAAGATTGCCAGTTAAAATGCCATCATAGACTGCATGCTTTTATTACAGCGAAAAGGATGACATATGTAGAATTGGGAGGACAATtcttaaacattgtttaatggtAGACAAACCCAGAATCAAATAATTATGTTCACAGTTGTTTATATTCCAGCATGCACCCGAGTTCAGTGTCCCAGCTTCTCCAAAAAATATTTAACCGCTACCCTCCCAAATGGTATTTTGGGGTTCAGGTTTAAATTTCTGCCATACATACCTAATACATAACTCAGGTTGTTGTCTACAACCTGAACTATAGGTGCTCCTGAGGAATAATCACGTGATCTATCCTATGAATCACAGACACAGGGATTTGGTGGAAATTACCGTATATGTTTGAGCaatagctcccagaagcctcaatTCAGCATGCTTCCTACTTCTCTGGGAGTTATAGGCCAAAATAATAACTTCCCTAAATTCTGAGAATGTGGAATCCAGAAAGTGAGGAACCCCATCTTTCATTCATAATCCTTTAGCCCTCCAGCTCCTTTGGGAAGAAAGATTAGCCTAAATCCATCTCTCCCAATGCATCTTAATGAACAAGCTGAAAGGGAAACCCTGAGGAATCTCCTCTGGAAAAGGACATTCTTATTGAAGATAATCTGTATGCAAAGATTGCTTCCTGCAGCTGCTCCTGCTCAATGGGACTCCCTTCCAGAGCTTCTGACCAAAGAAGCCCTTATCCAAAACCCAACACACAGCTCCACAGCCCTCTGTCTCACCCCCATTGTGCGGTAGCGAGTGTTAAAGATGCGGCTCTGTCTTTGCTTCTCTCGGTTCCTGCGGGCTTCGATGGCAGCTGCCTCTTTTACATCGGTCTGAAGGTCCACTTTATACATTTTCCACCTGTAACTGAgtaatgtttttgtgtgtgtgagggaaaagGAGAGGCTTTCAAAAAGATGTTCCAGTTCCTATCCCATTTGCTCACTAAGCTGATGCCACTCCCTACTAATTGCTAAGAACAGACACTTGGCTAGAGTCTGACTACTCTAAGTCCCCTAGGATCGGTGTGAGGAAAAACTGTTCTCCTGAATTAGATCTGCCAGGATTGTTGGTGACTCCTCTGTCACCAAGGTCAAGAATGGGGAATATGATGTTGAAGTCCCATCAAAGCTAGTCTGCTGTTGAGCCCATAGTGAGAGCTCCCCACCCACAGCTACATCTAAACTGCCTAACCCATGCCAAGGGATTATTGGTATGACCATCTAACAGCAGCTGGCAGACCACATGCTGCCCATCCTGGTCAAGGCAGATTCTGCTTGTAGTCGAGTACCa is a window encoding:
- the RIBC1 gene encoding RIB43A-like with coiled-coils protein 1 isoform X1, with amino-acid sequence MYKVDLQTDVKEAAAIEARRNREKQRQSRIFNTRYRTMGVDVEGLKGQVEERKLRENAEKERDEAFDADRVQCDKIAQMLEEEERQRKKQLNQAVVEFWKQEQQPFMSREWDIHNPEAIRKGVPARVSDDDPRCGPSSMQRFAGEDLNAAQRKLQKEQNKRVLELQTTERKKGLANQKYADILDDKKRIELDLQALELARLEEECRRAKAMAIADFNRAQAAEVAEQQRLAQQREQDNNNAEIHNHLTSNFLTENPDTAKSLMGPQRVIVSQWKGMSTAEVEAVLKMQEQQCKENQRMREAERQREAEWGRQQELAARAAMVVEEEEQNFRRRLRMGLDAYNKELAEAQKSNLHYMEKEVYTNAPTAQYHLQFSTSSR
- the RIBC1 gene encoding RIB43A-like with coiled-coils protein 1 isoform X2: MYKVDLQTDVKEAAAIEARRNREKQRQSRIFNTRYRTMGVDVEGLKGQVEERKLRENAEKERDEAFDADRVQCDKIAQMLEEEERQRKKQLNQAVVEFWKQEQQPFMSREWDIHNPEAIRKGVPARVSDDDPRCGPSSMQRFAGEDLNAAQRKLQKEQNKRVLELQTTERKKGLANQKYADILDDKKRIELDLQALELARLEEECRRAKAMAIADFNRAQRMREAERQREAEWGRQQELAARAAMVVEEEEQNFRRRLRMGLDAYNKELAEAQKSNLHYMEKEVYTNAPTAQYHLQFSTSSR